In the genome of Methanobacterium spitsbergense, the window ATTCATGTACTTCTTTGTTAATAATTCCTGTATAAAGCTTTAATGACCTTTTATAGGCTATTTGTGTTCCTGATGAAATATTTCGTTTAAGAAACCATTCTTCAATTAAATTTTCATCATCACTTTCCATAGTATTAATTTGTTCTAAATTGTTATTAAATTTTATGTTACCACATCCAATATATCGATACTGTGGATATGGTTAGTACCGTTTAGCGAAATAAAATTATTATTTATAATATGAATAGTAATATACCATTGTAAAAAAAGTCAGATCATTTAAAATTTAAAATTTCTAAAAGTTATCTATTCTAAAGTCCATCCATTTTTTATGATTTGCTAGGATCGTTAGAGTAAGTTCGTTTTGGGTACGGTTATGAAGTTTATCTTTTTCATTCATATCATCCCTATCATAATTTTCTGGTGTTAAATAATTCTTATCTATCTCATAATATTCCACAAGGGATTTTAGTGATATTTCATCCCCGATTTTTTTACCAATTTTTTTATTAAATTCTAATATGGCTTCTAAAAGTTTACTTGTTCTATCAATTGATTCTTCTTTTCCTTCAAAATAAACATCCATAAACGCCTGAAGGCTATCAAGATTCAATTCCTGATTAACATCAAAACGACCACATTTCTCCGCTTCTGCTATCAATGAAATTCTATATTCTTCTATTTCTTTTACAATTAAATCAAATTGATCGTCAGCTATCTCAAATAATGCGATTAATCGATTTAATTTTCTCCTTAAGTGCGTTGGAACATCTTCTTCACGTTTATAGGAAATTTTATGAGATACATCTGCCCAAGCATGCATTAATATAGTTCTAATTTGTATTTCCGCTTTTAGTCCTCTTAAATCACGAGTACTAGGAGTATATAGCCAATCATCTTCTAATGACACCACAAAATGTAAAGATAAATAATCAAACTTGTCGTGTTCTAATGAATCAAGTTTGTTTTCATATTTTAAAATATCAAACTCCCTTCTAATTACTTTAGATATTTTATCTAAATTGGCTTTATGAGTACAGATTATTCTGATTCCACATAGATCTTCAATATCCTCGAATGGATCGGCATATGGTTTTCTTTCAATTTTCTTCCAGAAAGAGTCAAAATCTTTTGTTCGATAATATATATCCATTACAGGAATTTCATTATCTTCAAAAAGAGTTTTTAATTCGTGATTTAACAAAATCCCCAATCTATCATATTTATCACGAACTTCTTCGTATTTTGCCAATACTTCTTCTTTAATAAAAGTTTTTCCAGACATATTTTCCTCAAGGCTATTATGATTACTTTGTAACTATACTTGTTTAAAGTTTAAAAATGAAATTTTTCTCTAGTCTTTATTAATTTGACTAAAAAACTTTAGACTTATTTACTATTCCAATTTAGATTAGAGAGTTGTATCCGCAATAATTTTCATTAATCTCTTTCAATTTACCATCAATCAAATTGCAGATTACATCATCAACTTCAAAGAACATACCTTGTAAATTTTTATTTGTAGAAATCCAATCGTCTAGGAGAGGATTTACTTTCATGTCCCTGTATTGAAGAGGATAGACAAATTCATGAATAATTTCATACTTACAACAATGGCCATTTATTATAACACCTTTTTGAGTTTCTATATGACAATCCTGCACTGATTCACTCTTTACTAAGGCCATTTCTTCAATATAACTCTTGGGATTCTTATGGTAAATAAAACATATATCTCCAACTTGGACATCCGGGCCACAATCACCCCAACAACCTTCTTGTCCTATAATTGCTTCTTTCTTAGCCACCCATAACCAAAAATTCATTATAAATCCCCCATATTAATCAAACTTCCTCAAATTATGGTTTTTACCTATTTAGGATATTCATCAAAATGCTTCCCTTTATATTCTGGTTTTACAAAATAACCTAATTCCTTTTGCATTTGATTACAATTCTTTATATCTTCTTCATTCCATTCTGGCCTATAAAGATAACACAAATCATAAGCATGACCTCCACCGTTGATATATTTGCTTGAAGCTATCCCAACTACCTCATTGTTTTTTCTAATAACATTCCTAGCAGCAAGGCATCTTAAAGTAAGATCCATATACCTCTGTTTCCTATCATTTTCCCGATATTCATCTAATAAAAAAACATATGTTACTCCAGAAGGAGATGTAGCTATACGTGCTTGAGATTTCGGTTCACCATAAACCCCAACAAAATCAAAGAATGCATCCACTAATATCATACGATTAAATCTTGACTCTTTAGCCATTACTCGAAGAGCTTGTTCAACTTCGTGAAAATCATTAGTAAAAAGTAGTTCTCCTTTTGACATATCACGATAAAATTCTTCTATAAATCTATCCCAAAATTTACTGTTTTCTTCTTGTTGTTTCCTATTTTTATATTCTGGCTTCTGAATGAGTTCTTCCCAGGAATCCCTATTAATTAAAGTATTATCAATGGTTTTAGGAAACCATCTACCCCTATGTAAATAAATAGCCAGTAAATCTTCTTCACTACTAAAATAAGCATTTTTTCCTAAATCAAAAAATTTTTCTTTTTCATCTAAATATTTAACAAAATCTGTGATTGTATCTAATTCATTTAATAGTATTGGAAATGATTGTTGATCAAAAAAATGGATAAATCCTTTGCCTTGATCACCAAATGGAAGTGGGAACGATTCCCTCCTACCAAAAGAAATACCTATACGATATACTTTCATTTTGTCTGAGTCTGGAAATTTAATTTCATATTTTTTGTCAGAAGTCAGGACATCTGTATGAGAATTACGTATAGCTCTTTCAGCACCATATATCTGTTTATACGATTTTTTTATTGCATTTTTTTCCCATCTTCTAATATCTATTTCTCTATTTCCACTGGGGTTGATATTTATTTCTTTTACAGAAATTATGATCACATATGGATCGTTTACAATCAATATGTCTGTTAGTTCTTTATTGTTATCAGTTCTAATCGTGTTAGGAAAGCTCCAAAAGGATAGAAATGAGTTTTTGCATACATCACTGACTATTTTTTCTGAAATGTTCATAATACTATCCCATTCATAATTAATTTAATTTTATTATTCAATACGTTTCTTATAAATTATGGTAAGCTCTCCTGATTTACATTCGTTACATTTCCAATCTTTATATTCTTGATATAACTCTGGTTCTTCATCTACTGGAAGTTTAAGATTATAATGTTTGGAGCAATTATTACATTCCAGTTTTAATTGATAAATCATAATATTACTCATAGGATAACCTCCCATAATATTAATCTAGTCCTAATACCTCATATAAACTATTTATACCATCTCGTTTAAGACGTGTATAAGAAATAAAGGGTAAAGACATATCTTGAATATATGTAATAGGGATTTCACGAACAGTTACAAATATTGAAAAAACTTGAAATTCATTTGATTTCAACCCATAAGCAGATATTAATTTGTGAGTATTTTCATTGAGCCATTTATCCCTCTTAGAATGTTTAGTAATCCAAGAATCACTTTCATCTTTTTCCCCAATGAATTTTTCAAGTTCATTTTTAATTTCACGAGGATTACGCCCATAAAAGATGTGTTTGCATTCGATTGAGAAGATATTCTTATTTTCATTATCAATCACTAATACATCTATGTCTCCCAAGTCTAAATTAGCTTTTAATGCCCTTCTTGGAGCAATTGGTACTTCAGAATAGATATCAAACTCTGTATTTTCCTCAAACCATTCTTTTACACTATTAGTAAATTTTTTGCCACGATCATTGATCTGTTTTCCAACAAGTTCTTTCATTTCACGAGGAGTACTCTCATTTACTTGGTATTGGCCACTAATAACTAAATTAACTAAATTCCTTTCAGCCTCCTCCACATGACGTGGACCCCAATATATCAAAGGATCATCATCAGGTTCAGAACATATAATTATAGGCCTTCTCAAGAAAGAAAGAGAGCGATTATATCTCCAAGGCCAAATATCCGTAGTTTCAAATCCATTCGGGGGAACTTCCCACTTATTTCTTTGTTTCAATGCAAAAATATCTAATGAATTATTAAATTCTACATCAGTCCACTCAAGTTCAGCTATAATTCTTAACTTTAATTCGGACATTAAAATTGAAGGAGCAGAAGATTCCTGCTCAAAAGCTATTCTTATTAATATATCATTAAATTGAATCATCTGAGTTAATGTTAATCCAAATTCTACCTTAAAAGCTTGATCTAATTCTTCCTTCAAACTTTCATCGGGTTTATGTTCCGGTTTATATATAAATTTAAAATTATCCAAATTAGTTTCTACATTCTCTAATGTTTTAGATCTCATAAAGGGATCCCATGTATCTGACATTCCCTTCCTATTCACCCCTACACGTCCAGATCTTAGAATTTTTAGATCAATATCATATAAATCAAAATAAATATCATCGCTTAACATAGCCCAATTGATAATATGATAAGTTATTGCAAGTATATTATCTAATGCTTCCATAGTTATTTCATGAACTCCATTTGGAGGTTCAGCTGCAATGATTTCTATAAGTGCTCTTGTAGTTAAAGCAGTTCTTTCTACTTCCATTACTTCTATAATATCTTTTTCAACTTTTGATGGGATATCCAAATAACATCCTAATACTGGTGCTGTTTTTAATGATTCATTAGCCCTTATATTACAAATTGCCTCATTATTACCAACTAATTTCTCTAAAACTGATTTCCAGTTGAATTCAGAAAGTGTCGTTTTTAAATTTTCATAATATACATCTACTATATTACCACAAAGCTCTACTTTGGCCTCTTTATCTAGAATTTCTCCTAATGGGGGAGTTTTATCTCCCAAATTATCTACAAGCCCATCTAAATTCTTTTCAATATCATGTTCTTGGAGTTTACGCAATTCAGGAATGTATTGTGGGTTTAAAGATATATTATTTGTTGCATTTATTAATAAGAAATGTTTTTTCATTCCAAGAGGTGCATGTATATCTAAAATATGTTGCCTCTCCAAATCATTTAAATTATTTGTTAATCCATGATTTTCTAATAATATTCCAAACGCCTTTAAAATCCCATCAATAATTAACCTATCAGCCGTATTATCTGTTTGATTCATTATAAAAAAGATTCCTTCTGGAATTTTATATTGAATAGTTTGATCATTAACCTCAAATTCTAAATTTGGAGTTTCAGTCGATTCTTCAAAATCACCAAACATCCAATTTTCAGGATCTTCTAAATCAATAATTATACGAATGGGATTAAAACCTAACGGTTCCAGATGAAGTTTAAGGTTAGGTGTTAATTGCCATAACCAATAGCTAATTGATGATGTTACATCCCAACTCAAACTTCTTAATTCTGGTTTTTCATATATTTCATCTATAATCCCTACCCATATGGGTTGATGATAACCCTCTATCAACCTTTCATGGGTTATTTCGTAATAGTATATTGGTATATTTTCATCTAAACGGTTGACTTTTGCATTTGGATTATCAAAGTGTACTGCAGAGTGAGTATCCCAAAGATTTGCTACTTTAATACGTAATGATTTACCAAGCTCAGGTATTGATATAGATATTGAACTTGGCTCGAAATCATCTGAAATATAAAAGCTATGATTGTTATTTACATAAAACACATATTTATCTAAGAATGAAGCGAATACCGAATTATTGATTGAATCCTGTACTTTTGCATACTTCCAAAGAGTTAAATTATCACATTCTCTAGTTTTTGCTGCCACACCTAATTCTTCATAAGTCATAAGTATAGTCTGTGAATATTCGGGTAACTCATTTATACAAATAGTTCCATAACGACCAATTTGCCCATAAATAACAAGTACAAGTACTTCATTACAATCAGACACATTTCCTTTTAGCCAATTGACCATGAACTCACATCTTTCACTAGCTAATTTGGAATAATCTGATGAATCCCAAGTCCCAAAGGGTTCATTTATGTCATAATCAGTTAAATCATCAGTTATTAGTAAAACATAAGCCAATTTATCATTATCTATTTTAAAAACATCTTCATCAAATGGTAAACTCTCCTCCAAAGAAGGAATATCTAAATCTATTTTTTGAAAAGACATCCACCTTAAATATTCATTTACATCAAACCATATTTTTGATTTTAAATTCTCTAATAAAAAATCTGTAACTCCAAATTGTTGAGATGTTATCAATATAAAATGTCTTAGTGTACCTGCTATGGTTCCGGGATTGGCAATGACAATATCATTAGATATTTTAATTAACGGAGTTTTAAATAGAGGATTCTTTGATATATCTTCATTGTTAAAATTTTGATGTCCAAATGGTAGAATGAAAGGGATAAACATGTGATAATCAATATCTTCAATTTCTTCTATTTTCTCTTTAGTAAATATAGTAGTTTTAGATAATTCATGTAATCCTTCACTTGCTGGAACTTTTATATCTTTTCGCCACCTATCAGGGCTACTCATATAACGATATTGTCCATTTCTATTGGCTAATTCATTACTCAAAGATAATAAACTAATAGCTCCAAAATAAATAAATGCATGAAATTTTTCTGGAAATTCATCTTTTAATAAAAATATTACGTTTAAAAGATTTTGTACACAAAGAGGTTCAGTATGAGATAAACCAGAATACACAGTATAATTACTCTGGCCAAACATTATGTTATCAGTAAATAGGCCTTCAGGTGGGTCTTCTAGTATCCCTATGCCACCATTAGAATGTAGATAAGTATTAAGATTTAAACTAAAATCAATAGGGTCTATACTTTCATTTCTAAAATTTTTTGTTTTACAAGCTATTCTCGAAGCAGTTTCAAGACGAAGTATTTGAGAATGATTTTCTTGACAAAGTTGTAGTCCCCCCAATGTTGAAACCAATTCTAATGGATCATATTTTTCAAAATATTTTTCTAATAGTTCTAAAGGCGTATGCATATTCATTCTCCATCATAACATTTTTAATTTTATTATACACTTTTTCAAGATCATAAACATTCCTATTGAGTATTTTTACCATATAATTCGTTACCATAGCAAAATCCATCATATGAAGTTAAATTGAATATTTTAGGATGTTATTCAAGATTATTAGTATTTGATAATAAAAATATTTCTATTTGATCTATTAGATAATACGGAATATCTTATTTTTTTATGATATAATAAACAATATTTCAATGAAATATTAACATACTTTCAATTTGATCGTTTTTTGACTTTGACGAACATAAAACCATAAACAATCAGGATATTACCTTTTTTATGTAAATTAACATTTTGAAAAGAATAAGTTTGTAGAAAAATTTATTATCATAAGAAATAAACTACCCTTGATAAATGAATAAAAACGTGATTTTAGTATATCTTTCACAAAACACCAGAAGGTCAAAAAGGCTATTACTAAATATTTAAAAATAAATGGTTGAATGTAAAACTGGCAGTAATATTTGTTCTGGAATGATTTTAGGAGAGGAATAATTGAGAATTATTTGAAAATGTGAATTTGGAGTTGTAATCAATGAATTTAGACAGCAAAAAATTGAGATGATTTTTTTGAATTTTACAGAAAAATTTAGCTTCATGGATAAAAAGTATGTAATATCTTTAACATTAGTTATAATATCCGTTAATTTGATTTTAGATCTATTTTTATACGTATTCTTTAAAATACCAACAAAATTTAGTTCTATCATAATTCTTATAATATTAGCTTTCTGTTTAAGCATTTTAGCTAATTATGGCTCTTTTCTATTAATTAGTAATTTTGACAGAGCTACTAAATTTTATAAAAGCAAATTTTTTCATATTTTTGTTCTTCTAACGCCAATATATCTTACTATAGTGTTTATTTCATATGGTATTAATATTAATGATGTTGATTCTGCTCGATATATGATTAGTTCCATAATTCAAAGTGAAGCAGCTATCATAGCTATTGTAATATCTTTGAGTCTAGTTGCTATTCAATTAGCTTCTTCATCGTATTCTGTAAGAATAATTGATATATTTAAAGAGTCAAAAAGCCTTTGGATATTAATTTTTTCATATATTATTGCGATAATTTATGGTTTAATAATTTTAGGTTTAATTAATAGAAATAATATCCAATATTATGAAGATCAAATAATAATAATTTATTATTTGGCTATTTTTGCATTCGGGGCTTTAATTCCATATATTATAGAAGTTATAGATTTGTTACAACCATCTACAGTTATTAAGAAATTATCATCCCATATAAATGATAAAAATATAATTGAAGCTATTAGAACTGAATCAGAAACGGAAGATATTGAATTTTATCCTGAGTTTAGTTTCCTAAATTCTTTTGAGGTTAATCAGATTAAACCAATAATTCAATCAGACAAAGAACCCATTCAACCCATTATAGATATTATAAGAAGTTCAATTATCCTTAATGATGTAAAAACTTTTAAAGATGGACTTATGGCCATACATCGCGTTGATATAATACTAGAAGATAATAAATTAGAAAGTAAAGATAAAGAAGAAATTTTGAAACTTTTATTGACGTATTTAGGGAGAATAGGGAGATTATTAATTGATAATGGGGATGAAGAAACTCTTTATGATTTAATTTTTCATTTACGTTATTATGGAAATAAATCTAAACAAAAAAGTTTTTATCAAGCCCTTATTTTAGTTATTAATACATTAGGAACTCTCGGAAAGATTGCATTGAATGGAAATCATGAGAATGTAGCTAGTTTTTGTGTGCATTCAATTAATATACTCTTTGATGATATAAAAGATGAAAAATTCAGTCAGAATATACAAAATTTATCACTTAATTATTATAAAAATATTGGAAGATATGCTATAAAAAAAGAATTTGATGACACTGCTTTTGCCGTAGCTTATTCACTTCAGAATTTGAGTAGAACACAAAATAAATTCACGGAGTTAAAAATCGAAATAATTAACTTTCTTGGAGAACTTGGAATTTTTTCAACAGAATCACGTTTAGAATATGCTTCAATAACATCTACAAGAAGCCTCTTGGAAATTGCTAAAGATGTTACAATAGACAATAGAAGTGAATTTAGTGAAATTATTTCTTATTTTTTGGAAATAGGTAATAGAAGTATCAATGAAAGGTTAAAAATGCCTGCTGCATCATCGGTCATTTCTCTCCAAAATTCTTCTGAATTAGCAATTATTGAAGGTTTTGAATTAGAAGCCATTAGAATTGGTAAATTTAATGTTAAATTAGCTGAAAAAGCCATAAACAATAAATTTGAAGTTTTATATGATATTCCTAGAATAGTTAAAGAAATCATCAAATTTGCTATTATTAATCATTATGATCGTTTAGAAACTATCAATACAGTTCAAAATATTATTGGTTCTTTAGCCAATTATGATGTTAAAGATATAAGAAAAGGTTTAGAGAACTATAAAAAATATAATAGCATACGTGTA includes:
- a CDS encoding GTP pyrophosphokinase codes for the protein MSGKTFIKEEVLAKYEEVRDKYDRLGILLNHELKTLFEDNEIPVMDIYYRTKDFDSFWKKIERKPYADPFEDIEDLCGIRIICTHKANLDKISKVIRREFDILKYENKLDSLEHDKFDYLSLHFVVSLEDDWLYTPSTRDLRGLKAEIQIRTILMHAWADVSHKISYKREEDVPTHLRRKLNRLIALFEIADDQFDLIVKEIEEYRISLIAEAEKCGRFDVNQELNLDSLQAFMDVYFEGKEESIDRTSKLLEAILEFNKKIGKKIGDEISLKSLVEYYEIDKNYLTPENYDRDDMNEKDKLHNRTQNELTLTILANHKKWMDFRIDNF
- a CDS encoding EVE domain-containing protein, which translates into the protein MNFWLWVAKKEAIIGQEGCWGDCGPDVQVGDICFIYHKNPKSYIEEMALVKSESVQDCHIETQKGVIINGHCCKYEIIHEFVYPLQYRDMKVNPLLDDWISTNKNLQGMFFEVDDVICNLIDGKLKEINENYCGYNSLI
- a CDS encoding DUF2254 family protein, which codes for MNFTEKFSFMDKKYVISLTLVIISVNLILDLFLYVFFKIPTKFSSIIILIILAFCLSILANYGSFLLISNFDRATKFYKSKFFHIFVLLTPIYLTIVFISYGININDVDSARYMISSIIQSEAAIIAIVISLSLVAIQLASSSYSVRIIDIFKESKSLWILIFSYIIAIIYGLIILGLINRNNIQYYEDQIIIIYYLAIFAFGALIPYIIEVIDLLQPSTVIKKLSSHINDKNIIEAIRTESETEDIEFYPEFSFLNSFEVNQIKPIIQSDKEPIQPIIDIIRSSIILNDVKTFKDGLMAIHRVDIILEDNKLESKDKEEILKLLLTYLGRIGRLLIDNGDEETLYDLIFHLRYYGNKSKQKSFYQALILVINTLGTLGKIALNGNHENVASFCVHSINILFDDIKDEKFSQNIQNLSLNYYKNIGRYAIKKEFDDTAFAVAYSLQNLSRTQNKFTELKIEIINFLGELGIFSTESRLEYASITSTRSLLEIAKDVTIDNRSEFSEIISYFLEIGNRSINERLKMPAASSVISLQNSSELAIIEGFELEAIRIGKFNVKLAEKAINNKFEVLYDIPRIVKEIIKFAIINHYDRLETINTVQNIIGSLANYDVKDIRKGLENYKKYNSIRVINKLINSLGDLGELIAYDNPYCQTSRIIEHFTEINELGSKLEISHSVVSNLSKIGKIASEKNAKENVVRIIDSIIVIINESINNKSNIGMYDLQNVTIIAKNAMKSEFENYNGSNKGYVKIYENVIESLIDFSKEMINEKNNNIFLFGFSLGDIGKNAAQYRNLEVLRIILDSIQFIGKNSAELGLFNGVNSASYSFAIIGKEATDQGFEKISEECINFFRENTKTIVDTENYLALKWAVNSLGEIGKISTKKKFIELSNMCIEYSGQLGKYLIGKIICNNNINKESIEEMHNLFNLLDFMIVISKQAYQSSDLETASKIDIALSELAEYSNANSLNILEKRIQKYVQEFRGIK